The Bubalus kerabau isolate K-KA32 ecotype Philippines breed swamp buffalo chromosome 16, PCC_UOA_SB_1v2, whole genome shotgun sequence genome includes a region encoding these proteins:
- the ZNF70 gene encoding zinc finger protein 70, with protein sequence MTGPSVEIPPAAKLGEAFMFAGGLDMQTDLFAEEDLGAPFLQGRALEQMAVIYKEIPLGEQGGEQDDYRGDFDLCSSPVLPQNVPPGDRTQDDEPFGPTFLQKSDLTVYRITGSREAADPPAGEAVGRGDSGLEGSPRTAQPAKPYVCRECGKAFSQSSHLLRHLVIHTGEKPYECGECGRAFSQSSHLLRHQAIHTGEKPYECGECGKAFRQSSALAQHGKTHSGRRPYACRECGKDFSRSSSLRKHERIHTGEKPYACQECGKAFNQSSGLSQHRKIHSLQRPHACELCGKAFCHRSHLLRHQRVHTGKKPYACADCGKAFSQSSNLIEHRKTHTGEKPYRCHKCGKAFSQSSSLIEHQRIHTGEKPYECGQCGKAFCHSSALIQHQRIHTGRKPYVCNECGKAFRHRSALIEHYKTHTRERPYECNRCGKAFRGSSHLLRHQKVHAADKL encoded by the coding sequence ATGACTGGCCCCTCAGTGGAGATCCCCCCGGCCGCCAAGCTGGGTGAGGCTTTCATGTTTGCTGGCGGGCTGGACATGCAGACAGACCTGTTCGCGGAGGAGGACCTGGGGGCCCCCTTTCTTCAGGGGAGGGCTCTGGAGCAGATGGCCGTCATCTACAAGGAGATCCCTCTCGGGGAGCAAGGCGGGGAGCAGGACGATTACCGGGGGGACTTTGATCTGTGCTCCAGCCCCGTTCTGCCTCAGAACGTCCCCCCGGGAGACAGGACCCAGGACGATGAGCCCTTCGGCCCAACCTTCCTCCAGAAATCAGACCTGACTGTGTACCGGATCACGGGCAGCAGGGAAGCCGCCGATCCGCCCGCCGGGGAGGCGGTGGGCAGGGGCGACTCGGGGCTGGAGGGGTCGCCCAGGACCGCGCAGCCCGCCAAGCCCTATGTGTGTCGGGAGTGCGGCAAGGCCTTCAGCCAGAGCTCGCACCTGCTCCGGCACCTGGTGATTCACACCGGGGAGAAGCCATACGAGTGCGGCGAGTGCGGCAGGGCCTTCAGCCAGAGCTCGCACCTGCTGCGGCACCAGGCCATCCACACCGGGGAGAAGCCATATGAGTGCGGCGAGTGCGGCAAGGCCTTCCGGCAGAGCTCGGCCCTGGCGCAGCACGGGAAGACGCACAGCGGGAGGCGGCCGTACGCCTGCCGCGAGTGCGGCAAGGACTTCAGCCGCAGCTCCAGCCTCCGCAAGCACGAGCGCATCCACACCGGGGAGAAGCCCTACGCGTGCCAGGAGTGCGGCAAGGCCTTCAACCAGAGCTCGGGCCTGAGCCAGCACCGCAAGATCCACTCGCTGCAGAGGCCGCACGCCTGCGAGCTGTGCGGGAAGGCCTTCTGCCACCGCTCGCACCTGCTGCGGCACCAGCGCGTCCACACGGGCAAGAAGCCGTACGCCTGCGCGGACTGCGGCAAGGCCTTCAGCCAGAGCTCAAACCTCATCGAGCACCGCAAGACGCACACGGGCGAGAAGCCCTACCGGTGCCACaagtgtggcaaggccttcagCCAGAGCTCGTCGCTCATCGAGCACCAGCGCATCCACACGGGCGAGAAGCCCTACGAGTGCGGCCAGTGCGGCAAGGCCTTCTGCCACAGCTCGGCGCTCATCCAGCACCAGCGCATCCACACGGGCCGCAAGCCCTACGTGTGCAACGAGTGCGGCAAGGCCTTCCGCCACCGCTCAGCGCTCATCGAGCACTACAAGACACACACGCGCGAGCGGCCCTATGAGTGCAACCGCTGTGGCAAGGCCTTCCGGGGCAGCTCGCACCTCCTCCGCCACCAGAAGGTCCACGCGGCGGACAAGCTCTAG